A genomic region of Pseudomonas abietaniphila contains the following coding sequences:
- a CDS encoding MFS transporter — MHDSHSERMSGSETRAAGGLALVFAFRMLGMFMVLPVLATYGMDLAGASPALIGLAIGAYGLTQAVLQIPFGIISDRIGRRPVIYLGLVVFALGSVLAAQSTSIWGVIAGRILQGAGAISAAVMALLSDLTREQHRTKAMAMIGMTIGVSFAIAMVVGPILTSAFGLSGLFLATGAMALVGIVIVAFVVPKSTVTLQHRESGLAKQALGATLRHPDLLRLDLGIFALHAMLMSSFVALPLALVEKAGLPKEQHWWVYLTALLISFFAMIPFIIYGEKKRQMKRVLLGAVLVLMLTELFFWEFGDTLRALVIGTVVFFTAFNLLEASLPSLISKVSPAGGKGTAMGIYSTSQFLGSAAGGILGGWLFQHGGLGVVFLGGAGLAAIWLAFAVTMREPPYVTSLRLPLSPEAQRDTGLADRVLAVRGVTDAVVVADEAAIYIKFDKELLDRASFDEVVNPASETCEA, encoded by the coding sequence ATGCACGATTCTCACAGCGAGCGCATGAGTGGCAGCGAAACCCGCGCGGCGGGCGGTCTGGCCCTGGTGTTCGCGTTCCGTATGCTGGGCATGTTCATGGTTCTGCCGGTCCTCGCGACCTATGGCATGGACCTGGCTGGCGCGAGCCCGGCACTCATTGGTCTGGCGATTGGCGCATACGGCCTGACGCAAGCAGTGCTGCAGATCCCCTTCGGGATCATTTCCGACCGCATCGGTCGTCGTCCGGTCATTTATCTGGGGTTGGTGGTGTTTGCCCTCGGGAGTGTTCTGGCTGCCCAGTCGACCTCGATCTGGGGCGTGATCGCCGGCCGTATCCTGCAAGGGGCTGGCGCAATTTCCGCCGCAGTCATGGCGCTGTTGTCTGACCTGACGCGCGAGCAGCACCGTACCAAAGCGATGGCGATGATCGGCATGACCATCGGCGTCTCGTTCGCCATTGCCATGGTGGTTGGTCCGATCCTGACCAGCGCGTTCGGCCTGTCGGGACTGTTCCTGGCCACAGGCGCGATGGCGCTCGTCGGTATCGTGATCGTGGCGTTCGTGGTCCCCAAATCGACGGTGACGCTTCAGCATCGCGAGTCTGGTCTTGCAAAGCAGGCGCTGGGCGCGACCCTCCGCCATCCGGACTTGTTGCGTCTGGATTTGGGTATCTTCGCGTTGCACGCCATGCTGATGTCCAGTTTCGTCGCATTACCGCTGGCGCTGGTCGAGAAAGCCGGTTTGCCCAAGGAGCAGCACTGGTGGGTCTATCTGACCGCCCTGTTGATTTCGTTCTTCGCCATGATTCCTTTCATCATTTACGGCGAGAAGAAGCGTCAGATGAAGCGGGTTTTGCTCGGCGCCGTCTTGGTTCTGATGCTCACTGAACTATTCTTTTGGGAGTTCGGCGACACGCTTCGGGCGCTGGTCATTGGCACGGTGGTGTTTTTTACCGCGTTCAACCTGCTGGAAGCTTCGCTGCCTTCGTTGATCAGCAAGGTGTCCCCGGCGGGTGGCAAAGGCACGGCGATGGGGATTTATTCCACCAGTCAGTTCCTCGGTTCTGCCGCTGGCGGCATCCTCGGCGGCTGGCTGTTTCAGCACGGTGGACTGGGCGTGGTGTTCCTCGGCGGTGCCGGTCTGGCCGCCATTTGGCTCGCGTTTGCTGTTACCATGCGCGAACCTCCGTACGTGACCAGCCTTCGCTTGCCGTTGTCGCCCGAGGCTCAACGCGACACAGGCCTGGCCGATCGCGTGTTGGCCGTACGTGGAGTAACAGATGCAGTAGTGGTTGCCGATGAGGCTGCCATCTATATCAAATTTGACAAAGAACTGTTGGATCGGGCGTCTTTCGACGAAGTGGTCAATCCAGCGTCGGAAACGTGTGAAGCCTAG
- a CDS encoding nuclear transport factor 2 family protein yields MSSNAQTRPPLPPFTRESAIEKVRLAEDGWNSRDPEKVSLAYTLDTKWRNRAEFATNREEAKDFLTRKWKKELDYRLIKELWAFTDNRIAVRYAYEWHDDSGNWYRSYGNENWEFNEDGLMANRFACINDMPIKESERKFHWPLGRRPDDHPGLSDLGL; encoded by the coding sequence ATGTCATCCAATGCCCAAACTCGCCCGCCACTTCCCCCATTCACCCGCGAATCGGCCATCGAAAAGGTCCGCCTGGCTGAAGATGGCTGGAACAGCCGTGATCCGGAAAAAGTGTCGTTGGCCTACACCCTCGACACCAAATGGCGCAACCGCGCCGAATTCGCCACCAACCGTGAAGAAGCCAAAGACTTTCTGACTCGCAAATGGAAGAAAGAGCTGGATTACCGGTTGATCAAAGAACTGTGGGCCTTCACCGACAACCGCATTGCTGTCCGCTACGCCTACGAATGGCATGACGACTCAGGCAACTGGTATCGCTCGTACGGCAACGAAAACTGGGAATTCAACGAAGACGGTCTGATGGCCAACCGTTTTGCCTGCATCAACGACATGCCAATCAAGGAATCCGAGCGCAAATTCCATTGGCCGCTGGGTCGTCGTCCAGACGATCATCCTGGGCTGTCGGACCTGGGACTGTAA
- a CDS encoding TetR/AcrR family transcriptional regulator yields the protein MNAPLIETREKILATAEQLIYQNGIHATGMDLLVKTSGVARKSIYRYFATKDEVAAAALNARDVRWMAWFRTESDKAETADARILNMFVVLKGWFESEGFHGCAFINTAGEIGDPNDPIRLIAKLHKQKLFDYTLELCEQLNIEQPSALAKQLLILMEGAITMARVMGDFSAANSAKDVAQLLLKQASP from the coding sequence ATGAACGCACCCCTGATCGAAACACGCGAAAAGATTCTCGCGACCGCCGAGCAACTGATCTACCAGAACGGCATTCACGCCACCGGCATGGATCTTCTGGTGAAAACGTCTGGCGTCGCGAGAAAAAGTATCTACCGTTACTTTGCAACCAAAGACGAAGTGGCTGCGGCAGCGCTGAATGCGCGCGACGTACGCTGGATGGCGTGGTTCAGGACGGAGTCGGACAAGGCTGAAACTGCCGATGCGCGGATTCTCAACATGTTTGTCGTGCTCAAAGGCTGGTTCGAGTCCGAGGGATTTCATGGCTGTGCCTTTATCAACACCGCCGGCGAGATTGGCGACCCGAACGATCCGATTCGTTTGATCGCCAAACTGCACAAACAGAAGTTGTTCGACTACACGCTTGAGTTGTGCGAGCAGCTGAATATCGAGCAACCGTCAGCGCTGGCCAAACAGCTGCTGATTCTGATGGAAGGCGCCATCACCATGGCCCGTGTCATGGGGGACTTCAGTGCCGCCAACAGCGCAAAGGATGTTGCGCAGCTGTTGCTGAAACAGGCCTCGCCCTAG
- a CDS encoding single-stranded DNA-binding protein: protein MARGVNKVILVGTCGQDPEVRYMPNGNAVTNLSLATSEQWTDKQTGQKVEKTEWHRVSMFGKVAEIAGEYLRKGSQVYIEGKLQTREWEKDGIKRYTTEIIVDMQGTMQLLGGRPQGEGAPQGQGGGGYQNSAPRPQQQSRPQAAPQPQRESRPAPQQAPQPAPDFDSFDDDIPF from the coding sequence ATGGCCCGTGGGGTTAACAAAGTCATATTGGTCGGCACATGCGGCCAGGATCCCGAAGTTCGCTACATGCCTAACGGTAATGCCGTGACCAACCTGAGTCTGGCAACTAGCGAACAATGGACCGACAAGCAAACCGGTCAGAAAGTCGAAAAGACCGAATGGCACCGCGTTTCGATGTTCGGCAAGGTCGCAGAGATCGCCGGCGAATACCTGCGTAAAGGTTCGCAGGTCTACATCGAAGGCAAGCTGCAAACCCGCGAGTGGGAAAAAGACGGTATCAAGCGTTACACCACTGAAATCATCGTCGACATGCAGGGGACCATGCAGCTGTTGGGTGGCCGTCCGCAAGGCGAAGGCGCTCCACAGGGCCAAGGCGGTGGCGGCTATCAGAACTCCGCCCCGCGTCCGCAGCAACAATCGCGTCCGCAGGCTGCTCCTCAGCCTCAGCGTGAATCCCGTCCAGCTCCGCAACAGGCGCCACAGCCAGCACCTGATTTCGACAGCTTCGACGACGATATCCCGTTCTGA